A stretch of the uncultured Desulfobacter sp. genome encodes the following:
- a CDS encoding 2-hydroxyacid dehydrogenase translates to MNILFAAAENSWGGFFDIIRSELPHHCFKATGNFQIDSLKGIDVLIPTMSAVTEDILNSADRLQLIQQCGSGLEGVDIEAAKKKDIRVCNVPTDISGNADSVAELGIYMMIGLSRNIPAMAQNMANKKMGEPQGMSLQGKTAGIIGLGGIGKALIRRLKTFDMRLMGIKQNNTESAKKELGLDWVGTPDEIDKVLKESDYVLLSLPLTPESRDTINNDTICHMKKGAFIINLSRGGVINKEALENALAAGKIAGAGLDVFWEEPPDPDDTIFKYNVISTPHIAGSTDVSMKGIVKVVSDNIRRLENNQAPLYFK, encoded by the coding sequence ATGAATATTCTTTTTGCTGCAGCTGAAAACTCCTGGGGAGGTTTTTTCGATATCATCCGTTCAGAATTACCCCATCACTGTTTCAAGGCAACCGGAAATTTTCAGATTGACAGCCTGAAAGGCATTGATGTCCTAATTCCGACCATGTCTGCTGTAACAGAGGATATACTAAACAGTGCAGACCGATTGCAACTGATACAGCAATGCGGCTCCGGTCTTGAAGGGGTTGATATTGAGGCGGCCAAAAAGAAAGATATACGGGTCTGCAATGTACCGACAGACATCTCAGGCAATGCGGATTCCGTAGCGGAACTGGGAATATATATGATGATCGGGTTATCCAGAAACATTCCCGCTATGGCCCAAAATATGGCAAACAAAAAAATGGGGGAACCCCAAGGCATGTCTTTGCAGGGCAAAACTGCAGGCATCATCGGTCTTGGCGGTATCGGCAAGGCACTGATCAGAAGACTCAAGACCTTTGATATGCGACTCATGGGCATAAAACAAAATAATACTGAAAGTGCCAAAAAAGAACTTGGGCTGGATTGGGTCGGCACTCCGGATGAAATCGACAAGGTGTTAAAAGAATCAGACTATGTGCTTCTCAGCCTTCCGCTGACACCTGAAAGCCGGGATACAATTAATAACGATACGATTTGCCATATGAAAAAAGGGGCGTTTATCATAAACCTGTCCAGAGGCGGCGTAATCAATAAAGAAGCACTTGAAAATGCCCTTGCCGCAGGAAAAATTGCCGGAGCCGGCCTGGATGTGTTCTGGGAAGAACCGCCTGATCCTGACGATACCATTTTCAAGTATAATGTTATCTCAACACCTCATATCGCAGGTTCCACGGATGTTTCAATGAAAGGCATTGTAAAAGTGGTATCGGATAATATCCGCCGCCTGGAAAACAACCAGGCTCCACTCTATTTCAAATAG
- a CDS encoding alpha/beta hydrolase gives MRVKLNGIQLAYDEAGKGPAVLLIHGFPLSRKMWRSQVQALSEAGFRVVVPDLRGFGESESGTGTGSTDLLADDLIALLDHLGIETAVVGGMSMGGYVMLNLLARYPERFSAACFIVTRADADDEAARDKRNHLISEIQAGRPEVVPNAFTPLLFADQTVAERGELVDEVRGWMTATSPAGLVVGLESIRDRGDSSALLPQLKIPVLVLGAKEDKAIPPEKSTDLAEQIPGAQLRMLSAAGHMANMEQSEAFNAAVLDFLCDN, from the coding sequence ATGCGAGTAAAGCTTAATGGTATTCAGTTGGCTTATGACGAAGCAGGAAAAGGGCCTGCGGTATTGTTGATTCATGGATTTCCCCTTTCACGGAAAATGTGGCGCTCCCAGGTGCAGGCTTTGTCCGAAGCCGGTTTTCGGGTTGTTGTTCCTGATCTTAGGGGGTTTGGGGAGAGCGAGTCGGGCACTGGGACCGGTTCGACAGATCTGCTGGCCGATGATTTGATCGCGCTGCTGGATCATCTGGGGATTGAGACCGCCGTGGTCGGCGGCATGTCCATGGGTGGTTATGTGATGCTTAACTTGCTGGCCCGTTATCCGGAACGGTTCTCCGCTGCCTGCTTTATTGTCACCCGCGCTGACGCCGATGATGAAGCCGCACGGGATAAGCGCAACCATCTGATCTCCGAAATTCAGGCCGGTCGGCCGGAAGTCGTGCCTAATGCGTTTACCCCGCTTCTTTTTGCTGACCAGACGGTTGCTGAGCGTGGTGAGCTGGTGGATGAGGTGCGCGGCTGGATGACGGCAACTTCTCCTGCCGGTTTGGTTGTGGGGCTGGAATCGATTCGGGATCGGGGCGACTCATCAGCGTTGCTGCCCCAGCTGAAAATTCCCGTATTGGTCTTAGGTGCCAAAGAAGACAAGGCGATTCCGCCGGAAAAATCAACGGATCTGGCCGAGCAGATCCCCGGTGCCCAACTTCGTATGTTGTCCGCTGCCGGTCATATGGCAAACATGGAGCAATCCGAAGCGTTTAATGCCGCAGTACTTGATTTTTTATGCGACAACTGA